In a single window of the Lynx canadensis isolate LIC74 chromosome E2, mLynCan4.pri.v2, whole genome shotgun sequence genome:
- the SIRT2 gene encoding NAD-dependent protein deacetylase sirtuin-2 isoform X3 → MDFLRHFFSQTLGLGTQKERLLDELTLEGVTRYMQSERCRRVICLVGAGISTSAGIPDFRSPSTGLYANLEKYRLPYPEAIFEIGYFKKHPEPFFALAKELYPGQFKPTVCHYFIRLLKEKGLLLRCYTQNIDTLERVAGLEPEDLVEAHGTFYTSHCTSALCRREYTLSWMKEKIFSEVTPKCEKCHSVVKPDIVFFGENLPARFFSCMQSDFLKVDLLLIMGTSLQVQPFASLIGKAPLSTPRLLINKEKTGQTDPFLGMMMGLGGGMDFDSKKAYRDVAWLGDCDQGCLALADLLGWKKELEDLVRKEHASIDAQQAGSGSPNPNPSTSPRKSPPPAKEEARTSEGEKPQ, encoded by the exons A TGGACTTCCTGCGACATTTCTTCTCCCAGACGCTGGGCCTGGGCACCCAGAAGGAGCGGCTGCTGGACGAGCTGACCCTGGAAGGGGTGACCCGCTACATGCAGAGCGAGCGCT GTCGCAGGGTCATCTGTTTGGTGGGAGCTGGGATCTCCACGT ccgcGGGCATCCCTGACTTCCGCTCCCCATCCACGGGCCTCTACGCCAACCTGGAGAAATACCGTCTTCCCTACCCGGAGGCCATCTTTGAGATTGGCTACTTCAAG AAACATCCAGAGCCCTTCTTTGCTCTTGCCAAGGAACTCTACCCTGGACAGTTCAAG CCGACCGTCTGTCACTACTTCATCCGCCTGCTGAAGGAGAAAGGGCTGCTTCTGCGCTGCTACACGCAG aACATAGACACCCTGGAGCGGGTGGCGGGGCTGGAGCCCGAGGACCTGGTGGAGGCCCACGGCACCTTCTACACGTCACACTGCACCAGCGCCCTCTGCCGACGGGAGTACACGCTAAGCTGGATGAAAG AGAAGATCTTCTCCGAGGTGACTCCCAAGTGTGAGAAATGTCACAGCGTGGTGAAGCCTG ACATCGTGTTCTTCGGTGAGAACCTCCCGGCGAGGTTCTTCTCCTGCATGCAGTCA GACTTCCTGAAGGTGGACCTTCTCCTCATCATGGGCACCTCGCTGCAGGTGCAGCCCTTTGCATCCCTCATCGGCAA GGCACCCCTGTCTACCCCGCGCCTGCTCATCAACAAGGAGAAGACCGGGCAG acTGACCCTTTCCTGGGGATGATGATGGGCCTGGGAGGAGGCATGGACTTCGACTCCAAGAAGGCCTACCG GGACGTGGCCTGGCTGGGTGACTGTGACCAGGGCTGCCTGGCCCTTGCTGACCTCCTTGGATGGAAG AAGGAGCTGGAGGACCTCGTCCGGAAGGAGCATGCCAGCATAGATGCCCAGCAGGCGGGGTCGGGGAGCCCTAACCCCAACCCTTCAACTTCGCCCAGGaagtccccacctcctgccaaGGAGGAGGCCAGAACCTCGGAGGGAGAGAAACCCCAGTGA
- the SIRT2 gene encoding NAD-dependent protein deacetylase sirtuin-2 isoform X1 has product MVAGSCSSLPGLCPSCFRCRHGTEQSVTAPRAPAPRPWPSRTDSDSDTEGGAAGGEAEMDFLRHFFSQTLGLGTQKERLLDELTLEGVTRYMQSERCRRVICLVGAGISTSAGIPDFRSPSTGLYANLEKYRLPYPEAIFEIGYFKKHPEPFFALAKELYPGQFKPTVCHYFIRLLKEKGLLLRCYTQNIDTLERVAGLEPEDLVEAHGTFYTSHCTSALCRREYTLSWMKEKIFSEVTPKCEKCHSVVKPDIVFFGENLPARFFSCMQSDFLKVDLLLIMGTSLQVQPFASLIGKAPLSTPRLLINKEKTGQTDPFLGMMMGLGGGMDFDSKKAYRDVAWLGDCDQGCLALADLLGWKKELEDLVRKEHASIDAQQAGSGSPNPNPSTSPRKSPPPAKEEARTSEGEKPQ; this is encoded by the exons ATGGTTGCCGGGAGTTGTAGTTCTCTGcctggtctctgcccctcctgtttcCGGTGCCGTCACGGGACAGAGCAGTCGGTGACAGCACCGAgggcccccgccccgcgcccatGGCCGAGCCGGACC gaCTCAGATTCAGACACTGAGGGAGGAGCGGCTGGCGGAGAGGCCGAGA TGGACTTCCTGCGACATTTCTTCTCCCAGACGCTGGGCCTGGGCACCCAGAAGGAGCGGCTGCTGGACGAGCTGACCCTGGAAGGGGTGACCCGCTACATGCAGAGCGAGCGCT GTCGCAGGGTCATCTGTTTGGTGGGAGCTGGGATCTCCACGT ccgcGGGCATCCCTGACTTCCGCTCCCCATCCACGGGCCTCTACGCCAACCTGGAGAAATACCGTCTTCCCTACCCGGAGGCCATCTTTGAGATTGGCTACTTCAAG AAACATCCAGAGCCCTTCTTTGCTCTTGCCAAGGAACTCTACCCTGGACAGTTCAAG CCGACCGTCTGTCACTACTTCATCCGCCTGCTGAAGGAGAAAGGGCTGCTTCTGCGCTGCTACACGCAG aACATAGACACCCTGGAGCGGGTGGCGGGGCTGGAGCCCGAGGACCTGGTGGAGGCCCACGGCACCTTCTACACGTCACACTGCACCAGCGCCCTCTGCCGACGGGAGTACACGCTAAGCTGGATGAAAG AGAAGATCTTCTCCGAGGTGACTCCCAAGTGTGAGAAATGTCACAGCGTGGTGAAGCCTG ACATCGTGTTCTTCGGTGAGAACCTCCCGGCGAGGTTCTTCTCCTGCATGCAGTCA GACTTCCTGAAGGTGGACCTTCTCCTCATCATGGGCACCTCGCTGCAGGTGCAGCCCTTTGCATCCCTCATCGGCAA GGCACCCCTGTCTACCCCGCGCCTGCTCATCAACAAGGAGAAGACCGGGCAG acTGACCCTTTCCTGGGGATGATGATGGGCCTGGGAGGAGGCATGGACTTCGACTCCAAGAAGGCCTACCG GGACGTGGCCTGGCTGGGTGACTGTGACCAGGGCTGCCTGGCCCTTGCTGACCTCCTTGGATGGAAG AAGGAGCTGGAGGACCTCGTCCGGAAGGAGCATGCCAGCATAGATGCCCAGCAGGCGGGGTCGGGGAGCCCTAACCCCAACCCTTCAACTTCGCCCAGGaagtccccacctcctgccaaGGAGGAGGCCAGAACCTCGGAGGGAGAGAAACCCCAGTGA
- the SIRT2 gene encoding NAD-dependent protein deacetylase sirtuin-2 isoform X2, with translation MAEPDPSDPLETQAGKVQEAQDSDSDTEGGAAGGEAEMDFLRHFFSQTLGLGTQKERLLDELTLEGVTRYMQSERCRRVICLVGAGISTSAGIPDFRSPSTGLYANLEKYRLPYPEAIFEIGYFKKHPEPFFALAKELYPGQFKPTVCHYFIRLLKEKGLLLRCYTQNIDTLERVAGLEPEDLVEAHGTFYTSHCTSALCRREYTLSWMKEKIFSEVTPKCEKCHSVVKPDIVFFGENLPARFFSCMQSDFLKVDLLLIMGTSLQVQPFASLIGKAPLSTPRLLINKEKTGQTDPFLGMMMGLGGGMDFDSKKAYRDVAWLGDCDQGCLALADLLGWKKELEDLVRKEHASIDAQQAGSGSPNPNPSTSPRKSPPPAKEEARTSEGEKPQ, from the exons atGGCCGAGCCGGACC cctctgaccCTCTGGAGACCCAGGCAGGGAAGGTGCAGGAGGCTCAG gaCTCAGATTCAGACACTGAGGGAGGAGCGGCTGGCGGAGAGGCCGAGA TGGACTTCCTGCGACATTTCTTCTCCCAGACGCTGGGCCTGGGCACCCAGAAGGAGCGGCTGCTGGACGAGCTGACCCTGGAAGGGGTGACCCGCTACATGCAGAGCGAGCGCT GTCGCAGGGTCATCTGTTTGGTGGGAGCTGGGATCTCCACGT ccgcGGGCATCCCTGACTTCCGCTCCCCATCCACGGGCCTCTACGCCAACCTGGAGAAATACCGTCTTCCCTACCCGGAGGCCATCTTTGAGATTGGCTACTTCAAG AAACATCCAGAGCCCTTCTTTGCTCTTGCCAAGGAACTCTACCCTGGACAGTTCAAG CCGACCGTCTGTCACTACTTCATCCGCCTGCTGAAGGAGAAAGGGCTGCTTCTGCGCTGCTACACGCAG aACATAGACACCCTGGAGCGGGTGGCGGGGCTGGAGCCCGAGGACCTGGTGGAGGCCCACGGCACCTTCTACACGTCACACTGCACCAGCGCCCTCTGCCGACGGGAGTACACGCTAAGCTGGATGAAAG AGAAGATCTTCTCCGAGGTGACTCCCAAGTGTGAGAAATGTCACAGCGTGGTGAAGCCTG ACATCGTGTTCTTCGGTGAGAACCTCCCGGCGAGGTTCTTCTCCTGCATGCAGTCA GACTTCCTGAAGGTGGACCTTCTCCTCATCATGGGCACCTCGCTGCAGGTGCAGCCCTTTGCATCCCTCATCGGCAA GGCACCCCTGTCTACCCCGCGCCTGCTCATCAACAAGGAGAAGACCGGGCAG acTGACCCTTTCCTGGGGATGATGATGGGCCTGGGAGGAGGCATGGACTTCGACTCCAAGAAGGCCTACCG GGACGTGGCCTGGCTGGGTGACTGTGACCAGGGCTGCCTGGCCCTTGCTGACCTCCTTGGATGGAAG AAGGAGCTGGAGGACCTCGTCCGGAAGGAGCATGCCAGCATAGATGCCCAGCAGGCGGGGTCGGGGAGCCCTAACCCCAACCCTTCAACTTCGCCCAGGaagtccccacctcctgccaaGGAGGAGGCCAGAACCTCGGAGGGAGAGAAACCCCAGTGA
- the NFKBIB gene encoding NF-kappa-B inhibitor beta isoform X1, whose product MAGVACLGKVAEADEWCDSGLGSLGPDAAAPGGPGLGAELGPGLSWAPLVFGYVTEDGDTALHLAVIHQHEPFLDFLLGFAAGTEYLDLQNDLGQTALHLAAILGEASTVEKLYAAGAGLRVAERGGHTALHLACRMRAHACARVLLQPRPRCARGAPNTYLAQGPDRTSDADRLPVASYPDPDSEKEDDESEEDWKLQLEAENYEGHTPLHVAVIHKDAEMVRLLREAGADLNKPEPTCGRSPLHLAVEAQAADVLELLLRAGADPAARMYGGRTPLGSATLRPNPILARLLRAHGAAEPEDEDDRPGPCSSSSDSDSGDEGDEYDDIVVHSGRGQNRLPPTPASKPLPDDPV is encoded by the exons ATGGCGGGGGTCGCGTGCTTGGGGAAAGTTGCGGAGGCCGACGAATGGTGCGACAGTGGCCTGGGCTCTCTGGGTCCGGACGCAGCAGCCCCCGGAGGACCGGGGCTGGGCGCCGAGCTGGGCCCGGGTCTGTCGTGGGCGCCCCTCGTCTTCGGCTACGTCACTGAGGATGGGGACAC GGCATTGCACTTGGCAGTGATTCATCAGCATGAGCCCTTCCTGGATTTCCTCCTAGGCTTCGCGGCTGGCACCGAGTACCTGGACTTGCAGAATGACCTGGGCCAG ACAGCCCTTCACCTGGCAGCCATCCTGGGGGAGGCCTCCACAGTGGAGAAGTTGTACGCGGCGGGTGCCGGGTTGCGTGTGGCGGAGCGCGGGGGCCACACGGCACTGCACCTGGCCTGTCGCATGAGGGCACACGCCTGCGCCCGTGTGCTACTCCAGCCCCGTCCCCGGTGCGCCAGGGGAGCCCCCAACACCTACCTCGCTCAGGGCCCCGACCGCACCTCTGACGCCGACCGCCTGCCTGTCGCCTCGTACCCCGACCCCGACTCGGAGAAGGAAGATGACGAGAGCGAGGAGGATTGGAAGCTGCAGCTGGAGGCTGAAAACTATGAGG GCCATACCCCGCTTCACGTGGCCGTCATCCACAAAGACGCAGAGATGGTCCGGCTGCTCCGGGAGGCTGGAGCTGACCTCAACAAACCG GAGCCCACGTGCGGCCGGAGCCCCCTGCACTTGGCAGTGGAGGCCCAAGCAGCCGACGTGCTGGAGCttctcctgagggcaggggccGACCCTGCCGCCCGCATGTACGGTGGCCGCACCCCACTGGGTAGTGCCACGCTCCGGCCCAACCCCATCCTCGCCCGCCTTCTCCGTGCACATGGAGCCGCTGAGCCCGAGGACGAGGACGACAGACCCGGCCCCTGCAGCAGCAGTAGCGACAGTGACAGCGGGGACGAGGGC GATGAATACGACGACATCGTGGTCCACAGTGGCCGCGGCCAAAACCGTctacctcccaccccagcctcgaAACCTCTCCCTGATGACCCCGTCTGA
- the NFKBIB gene encoding NF-kappa-B inhibitor beta isoform X2 yields MAGVACLGKVAEADEWCDSGLGSLGPDAAAPGGPGLGAELGPGLSWAPLVFGYVTEDGDTALHLAVIHQHEPFLDFLLGFAAGTEYLDLQNDLGQGPDRTSDADRLPVASYPDPDSEKEDDESEEDWKLQLEAENYEGHTPLHVAVIHKDAEMVRLLREAGADLNKPEPTCGRSPLHLAVEAQAADVLELLLRAGADPAARMYGGRTPLGSATLRPNPILARLLRAHGAAEPEDEDDRPGPCSSSSDSDSGDEGDEYDDIVVHSGRGQNRLPPTPASKPLPDDPV; encoded by the exons ATGGCGGGGGTCGCGTGCTTGGGGAAAGTTGCGGAGGCCGACGAATGGTGCGACAGTGGCCTGGGCTCTCTGGGTCCGGACGCAGCAGCCCCCGGAGGACCGGGGCTGGGCGCCGAGCTGGGCCCGGGTCTGTCGTGGGCGCCCCTCGTCTTCGGCTACGTCACTGAGGATGGGGACAC GGCATTGCACTTGGCAGTGATTCATCAGCATGAGCCCTTCCTGGATTTCCTCCTAGGCTTCGCGGCTGGCACCGAGTACCTGGACTTGCAGAATGACCTGGGCCAG GGCCCCGACCGCACCTCTGACGCCGACCGCCTGCCTGTCGCCTCGTACCCCGACCCCGACTCGGAGAAGGAAGATGACGAGAGCGAGGAGGATTGGAAGCTGCAGCTGGAGGCTGAAAACTATGAGG GCCATACCCCGCTTCACGTGGCCGTCATCCACAAAGACGCAGAGATGGTCCGGCTGCTCCGGGAGGCTGGAGCTGACCTCAACAAACCG GAGCCCACGTGCGGCCGGAGCCCCCTGCACTTGGCAGTGGAGGCCCAAGCAGCCGACGTGCTGGAGCttctcctgagggcaggggccGACCCTGCCGCCCGCATGTACGGTGGCCGCACCCCACTGGGTAGTGCCACGCTCCGGCCCAACCCCATCCTCGCCCGCCTTCTCCGTGCACATGGAGCCGCTGAGCCCGAGGACGAGGACGACAGACCCGGCCCCTGCAGCAGCAGTAGCGACAGTGACAGCGGGGACGAGGGC GATGAATACGACGACATCGTGGTCCACAGTGGCCGCGGCCAAAACCGTctacctcccaccccagcctcgaAACCTCTCCCTGATGACCCCGTCTGA
- the CCER2 gene encoding coiled-coil domain-containing glutamate-rich protein 2 yields MQSRGPASVLLLLPLPLLLALLPGAATAAPLAPRPSKEELTRCLAEVVTEVLTLGQAQRSPCTALLHKEMCETEPYGCVSTKEKGLLVGDFKKQEAGKMRSSQEARDEEEAAERAHKSEVREQTIREQLHSRLHQEEEEEQEREEEEEEERKKRGPVEPFEGPWKRRPEGGGGPHKRVAEQASDEETAQFEAEEKGVQVLGAGHSLWQGAEAGGGERHDDSPHHHRLRQPEAGPKQEEKEEASEREEHDTVRLEHVRDELKKATELLGEEIRREG; encoded by the exons ATGCAGAGCCGCGGGCCCGCCTCCGTGCTGCTGTTGCTGCCGCTGCCCCTGCTTCTGGCGCTGCTGCCGGGGGCCG CCACCGCTGCTCCCTTGGCGCCAAGACCTTCCAAGGAAGAG CTGACCCGCTGTCTGGCAGAAGTGGTCACAGAAGTGCTGACGCTGGGCCAGGCCCAGAGAAGCCCCTGCACAGCTCTCCTCCACAAAG AGATGTGTGAGACAGAGCCCTACGGCTGTGTGTCCACCAAAGAGAAAGGCCTACTGGTTGGGGATTTCAAGAAGCAAGAGGCTGGGAAGATGAGGTCCAGCCAGGAAGCGAGGGATGAGGAAGAGGCAGCCGAGAGGGCCCACAAGTCTGAGGTGCGGGAACAGACCATCCGCGAGCAGCTCCATAGCCGGCTccaccaggaggaggaggaggagcaggagcgggaggaggaggaggaggaggagaggaagaagagggggccCGTGGAACCCTTCGAAGGCCCGTGGAAGCGGCGCCCAGAGGGTGGAGGGGGGCCCCACAAGCGAGTGGCAGAGCAGGCCAGTGACGAGGAGACAGCCCAGTTTGAGGCCGAGGAGAAGGGTGTGCAGGTGCTGGGCGCGGGCCACAGCCTGTGGCAGGGGGCCGAGGCGGGTGGAGGAGAAAGGCACGACGACTCGCCGCATCACCACCGCCTCCGCCAGCCAGAAGCCGGGCCCaagcaggaggagaaggaagaggcttccgagagggag GAGCATGACACGGTGCGGCTGGAGCACGTGCGAGATGAGCTAAAGAAGGCAACGGAGCTTCTGGGGGAGGAGATCAGGAGGGAGGGATGA